In one window of Ovis aries strain OAR_USU_Benz2616 breed Rambouillet chromosome 5, ARS-UI_Ramb_v3.0, whole genome shotgun sequence DNA:
- the F2RL3 gene encoding proteinase-activated receptor 4 encodes MWVLLLLWPLALGFSLGDTQTPISYEEVGSAAEGDDSTPRPHPRGFPGQPCTNDSNTLELPPNSRALLLGWVPTRLVPALYGLVLAVGLPANSLALWVLATQVPRLPSTMLLMNLAAADLLLALALPPRIAYHLRGQRWPFGEAACRLDTAALYGHLYGSLLLLAAVSLDRYLAVVHPLRARTLRGQRLASGLCVTAWLAAAALAMPLALQQQTFRLSRSDHVLCHDVLPTGAQASYWRPAFICLAGFGCFLPLLAMVLSYGATLRTLAAGGRRYGHALRLTALVLASAVALFAPSNMLLLLHFSNPGPDAWGDLYAAYVPSLALSTLNSCVDPFIYYFVSAEFRSKVQEGLLRRGPGTTTASKEGGSRATGTRSSSLV; translated from the exons ATGTGGGTACTCTTGCTGCTGTGGCCTCTGGCCCTGGGGTTCAGCTTGGGTGACACCCAGACCCCCATCAGCTATGAGGAGGTGGGGAGTGCAGCAGAAGGCGATG ACAGCACACCGAGGCCCCACCCCCGCGGCTTCCCCGGCCAGCCCTGTACCAATGACAGCAACACTCTGGAGCTCCCTCCCAACTCTCGGGCCCTGCTGCTGGGCTGGGTGCCCACGAGGCTGGTGCCTGCACTCTACGGGCTGGTCCTGGCAGTGGGGCTGCCTGCCAACAGCCTGGCGCTGTGGGTGCTGGCCACACAGGTGCCCCGACTGCCCTCCACCATGCTGCTGATGAACCTGGCGGCCGCTGACCTGCTGCTGGCCCTGGCGCTGCCGCCGCGGATTGCCTACCACCTGCGGGGCCAGCGCTGGCCCTTCGGCGAGGCCGCCTGCCGCCTGGACACGGCCGCGCTCTACGGCCACCTGTACGGCTCCCTGTTGCTGCTGGCCGCTGTCAGCCTGGACCGCTACCTGGCCGTGGTGCACCCGCTGCGGGCCCGCACCCTGCGAGGCCAGCGCCTGGCCAGCGGGCTCTGCGTCACAGCCTGGCTGGCGGCGGCTGCCCTGGCGATGCCCCTGGCGCTGCAGCAGCAGACCTTCCGGCTGTCGCGCTCCGACCACGTGCTGTGTCACGACGTGCTGCCCACCGGGGCCCAGGCCTCCTACTGGCGGCCCGCCTTCATCTGCCTGGCGGGGTTCGGCTGCTTCCTGCCGCTGCTGGCCATGGTGCTGAGCTACGGGGCCACTCTGCGCACGCTGGCAGCTGGGGGCCGGCGCTACGGCCACGCGCTGCGGCTGACCGCGCTGGTGTTGGCCTCCGCCGTGGCCCTCTTCGCACCCagcaacatgctgctgctgctgcacttCTCAAACCCCGGCCCTGACGCCTGGGGCGACCTCTACGCCGCCTACGtgcccagcctggcactcagcACCCTCAACAGCTGCGTGGACCCCTTCATCTATTACTTCGTGTCTGCCGAGTTCAGGAGCAAGGTGCAGGAGGGGTTGCTCCGCCGGGGACCTGGCACCACCACGGCCTCCAAGGAGGGCGGCAGCCGGGCGACGGGGACCCGGTCCTCCTCGCTCGTGTGA